In Panicum virgatum strain AP13 chromosome 4N, P.virgatum_v5, whole genome shotgun sequence, a single window of DNA contains:
- the LOC120670220 gene encoding RING-H2 finger protein ATL39-like, with amino-acid sequence MQLAMSPDSLLLFCSVAASAAAAFALVSLYRHLAHRRAQPSADDGLVALALAAAAAAGGDGSEDELLPLSAAAAGLPAFMYNRLVKHSGKGAGSTECAVCLGAIQVGAMVKLLPACGHVYHRDCIDLWLSSRSTCPLCRRRVGDAAPCQEPSRQLAQPSPA; translated from the coding sequence ATGCAACTCGCGATGTCACCGGACAGCCTCCTCCTCTTCTGCTCcgtcgcggcgtcggcggccgccgccttcgccctCGTCTCGCTGTACAGGCACCTCGCGCACCGGCGAGCCCAGCCCTCCGCGGACGACGGGCTCGTCGCCCTGGcgctggcggccgcggcggcggctggaggcgatgGCTCGGAGGATGAGCTCCTGCCGctgagcgccgcggcggcggggctccccGCTTTCATGTACAACCGGCTGGTCAAGCACAGCGGCAAGGGCGCCGGCTCGACCGAGTGCGCGGTCTGCCTCGGCGCCATCCAGGTCGGCGCCATGGTGAAGCTGCTGCCCGCCTGCGGCCATGTCTACCACCGCGACTGCATCGACCTGTGGCTGTCGTCGCGCTCCACGTGCCCGCTCTGCCGGCGCAGGGTTGGCGACGCCGCGCCCTGCCAGGAGCCAAGCCGCCAGCTCGCCCAACCTTCCCCAGCATAG